The window CCGCTGTGGGCTTTCTCAGAACGGAatgggagggtgggtggttgtggtgatcCAGACCAGTCGGTGAATAATGACAGGGGATCCTGTATGGTCCTCCAGTCCCAAAGCTCACTGCCGAGTGCCGAAGAGCGATGTGTGTTGGCTTATCAGACCTATTCATAGTGGTTGTTCCTTTTGCAGTGgccttctcatcctcatatCCGGGATTGAAGAGCTCTGGGATCCTATGCCCGTGGTCTGATGGACAGTTGATCTTGATGATTAATCATCGCATCCTTGTAAAACCGGGACCTGATAAGAAGAACAGAGCTAATGCCGAAAAGAGAACAGAGCTTCATTCCCCTATCATAAACCCCCATGACGGGACATGAATTATGGGGAGTCCCGTTCGGGACGTGGgagttgtcgttgttgctggctgAATGCAACCTTGTTGAATCTTTGCCGTAAATGACGAAAACGATAGCTTTCAACTTATCCCAAGAAAGAGTCATTTTGAAGTTCAGCAGACAGGATGCCTCTTTTACTGGGCTAATTAACTGCAGGTATCGGATCAGCAGGTCTAGACCTGTCCATGCACTTGACCAACTCATCTTGGGTGTACCCCATAGATGAAGAAtaggcatcatcatcaacaacaacaggtcTCGCTATCAGCCCCCTGCCGAAATGGAACGCCTAAAGGTCACACAGCATAtgctctccaccccctcccaccagaAAACTCCCTCAAAAGAGCGGTGTCCAAAAACGAACCAGAGAAAGGGTACGCTACCCGTTTTGCCACATCCCACTTTCAGCATGCTCGTTTATCTCCTGCCATGTCATCAACCGTTTCACAGCATCATGCAACCTCTCGCTTTCGCTTCCATCCTTGATTCCTCAAAACCAAAAGCCACATCAATGCTGGCATGGGACCTACATTTACAAATCCATCCTTCCGCACTGGACtaaccatcttcatcaaatTTACCCCCGGCGAACCTCCATGTATTTTACCCTCCGACCACTAAACCCACTGATCTACCCCTAAAATCaaaccaagaaaaaaaaaacaaaaaaagaccaaataGTTCCAGACCTTCTTATTACCCCGCCCCGCAAGGAGGACCTTTTCCTAGCGGTAAGTTCTTTCTCTCCGCTTATTAGTTAGTGTGTATGACGAGGAAAGTTCTCTTGGTGTACATATTTGCAGTGTCGAGCAGGGCACGGAGCAAAGTCCATCTCACCGTTGGACCTAGCACCAGTTGTGCGGAGCTTAAGcctttcttgtcttttctcGCCCCTGGGGCGTCACAAAATCTTGAACAACCTGACATGCCCGGAAATGAAATGGGAATATCTCTCTGCCTTGCTGGGGTCCCCCGGGGCGAGGCTATCGCCAATGTAGTAAACAGCAGAACTATCCATTCATTCCGCTCCCTGTCACTACTGGTAGTCGTAATTTACCCCAGCCTAACTTTACTAAACGGGCATCCCGGCTCCTGCTACCTCTCAAGGTACCTTGAATACCGGCCACCTGCGGATGTTGAACGCAGGTAGGCAGCTTGCATACCAACCAGATCATGTCCTGCTCACACAACCCGGGACAAAAGATAACGATTCATGGAACcccaaaaagagaaaattGTCGACATAAAAGACCGGATACGTTGATTTGCTTTGATCTTACAGTGACCTTTCTTTGAGTGGGGGTGAAACGTGCTTCGTTGTGACAGAGCGACACCCTTGTTACCATGCCATGCCAGGCAGTTAAGATAGTACAGATACATCCAGGAGATCTAACAAAACCCCTGACCGAATCgtaagaaaaagaaaagcaagaAAACAAACGCCAGATCTTTCCGTCCCAGCCCATCCTGACCATTATCGCCCTGTCGCCATAGTGAATTCTGAGTGTAAAAAggacagaagaaaaagaaagttACGCCAGTAAAACTCAATCCACCCGTTTCATGCTTGAAACTTTCGTCCTCCCGCCCAGTCCGTGTATATCCATTGTATAACGCTTTTGCTTGGAAGAACCAACATAAACTGaaacaaaaaaggaaagaaaagggtCCCAAGCTTAGCCAGTGTTAGCCGCAAGCTGGGACAATGTCGCAATGGGCCGTCCTCAtgaccacctcaaccaacatCCAAAACAGACACCTTGTTTCTAAAAAAGAAAGAACCGCAAACCCCACGTCTTCCTAATCAGTGAACCGTCCTAACACAAGCCCCTGTCCTGCTCAAGCTCGGGTCCCGGACGCAGACCCCTACCCTGTGCACCACAAAGTTTAGGTCCCACACCCCTGAGCTGCCATCCAAGACAACACTGATCCAACAGCACAACCGTCCTTGGCGGGTCAACGtagccgccgcctcctcgccaaagccGGTAAAGTCGGCCAGCAGGCAGCGAGAAAAGACCCAGTCGTCTTGGTCGTCAATGTGGGGGACGGCGCTTGTCACGAGCTCAAAGTCGGCGGCagcgtggtggtggtggtggttgagacCGACGACGTcggctgtggaggagggcagggcgatggtggagaggaatCCTTGGACCAGAGACCGTGGCAGGCCGATTCGCTCGACGAGGCCGGGGGCGTGGTGGGAGGCGGGGGTGTGACTGGTGACGTTGAGATAGCAGTGCGGGACGTGGATAAGGGCTGTAGTCATGAGCTGCGACTCTTGGAGTTGCCGATTGCGGTGGGGGCGACTCGTGGTGGGCATTGTGTTGGCTAGGGACATGGTTTGGAGGCCTTGATAGCAGGTGTCGGTGGGCCATATGGCGACGATCAAGCTGTTGCCTTGGTTGCTGTCGGCGGGGACGTAGTGCCACTCGAGGGGTTGCATAGTGTGGTGCTGGCAGGAAaactggctggtgatgggagcCTCGTCGTCCAGAGGGGATGTGATCTCGAGAGCGGGCATGATAGAACTGGCCATATCCGAAGTGAAAGACGAGTAGGAGGGGATCTGATCAGACTTTATGGCAGAGAAAACTGTCGTTGTTTGACCGGATTGTGATGTGTACCAGTCAACACAGGAGAGAGCGACAGATGCCGTCCACAGCCTAGCAGCCTGGTCGGCGAATGTTTAACACTCGAGTCTTGAAGTCAAAGGTGTGTGTGAAACAGAAGGAAGGAAAGACGGGACGGCGGTGCCTCTTATCAGGAACACTGTCTCCGAGACATGCACACGGGATGGGATGTCAGCAGCAGACAGCCGGCTCTCCAGGTGAACGTTGGTTGGTGCTGGCCAGGTGAGATTCCCACGTAGGTACCGAGATGTACGAGGGGACGCTGGGACAGAGGTACCCCAGTCTGGGGTTCTGCTGCAGACCCAGTCACCCAGACCACTCCAGATGTCACTGCAGGGCGATGTAAGTTGGGGGTCCAAGCGCTACCTGTGTGTGGTGCGTGCCTGGATTGTGCAACCCACGTTGGCTGTGATCCGGTCTGTCTCTTGAATCCTTTGTGGAGGTAACTGAGATCATGAGACAGGGAGAGAGTGACAGAGTGAAAGGTGGCCCACTGGGGCCTGGGGATCGGCGGATAGGGTTGCGGGCAAAATTGAGTAAAAGACAAGCCACCTCAGTTGATAAGACGAAAGAGACGATATATTTATTGGCCGAGGGAATAGTGAGGGTGTCTGGATGAGTTGCCGGCGGCAGCCCTAACCGTGCCGCGAGACCATTGCTCGACAGCCCGTTCTTGGCGTATTCACAAGATTCCCAAGGCGAGCTTGGCTGAAGGGGACTGCGCAAGAATGGACCAAACAGGACAGGCGCCGGACAGCACTCATAGTCCCGACAGTTTGGACGAAGCCCCATAATCAACTGGCTAGCCTTGCCGCCGGAAGACTCTTCCAACACTTGCGATTGGATTTTGGGCCAACAGTGAGGAGCTAAGGAGGTCTAGGGTGCTCAACAGGGAAGGTAGAGAAACCTACCAGCATGCCATGGCGTCTGTGTGCGTCGTCCCAGACCCTCAGAGCAGGAGGCACAAAATGCGAGCTTGGGACCGATAATCTGACAAAAGATGATGACCCTCGAGTCTTGAATGGAGGCAACGcgcttcttttttctgtATTCAGCTCGCTTCTGCGGATGCCCAGCTGCAATTAAGCCAACAGGAGGGCTGCGATACGGCCTGTCGGCCCGAGATGTCGATGGGTTCGGTTAGTCCCTGGCAGCGACGCACCTTGCCAGAGCTGACATGTTGGTAAAATGATGGTTCCGAAGAATATCGGGGTTTGCAGATCCCTTTCGTTCACTGGTGGCCCAACAGCCTGGGTCCGATCCCATCTTGTCGCAGCAATTGGCGCGATAGTCACAGTAGCTTCTTTCACTTGCTGCTTATGTACATGCCGTATTTATGACCTGCCTGGAGATGAGACGGTGTGTGTGTCTTGGTCGGCCTCAACCATTGGCCGCTCGAACACTCGAAGCATGTCTGCCATCCTAAACCCGAAGATCTGGGAATTCAGCTCCGATTCAGAATAGTGTAATCTCAAACCTGAAACCACAGAGAGCCGACCCAAATCCCCGATCCCGGGAATGCTACAGTGGAGCACAATTCAAGTCTGGGGATCGAAAGCCACACGTTTGCTACCTTGGTAATGAGTCCGGTTTCAAAAAGGTTGTCCATCGTGTTTGgtatgtaggtaggtaccttgaggtaggtatgtatAGGAGATGTTTGGAAGGGTTCCATACCGGGAGCTTCCGTGGTCCCATTAGCAGATATATGCTTGTAAATGACTTTTATCTTCAatcaaggtaggtaggtacacTAACGATTTCCCAAGGTCGCAGTAACTAGGGCTGCTCGGATTAAGTCAACCGGGTTGATCTTCAATTTCCCCGGATCACAAACAACCGCAGCTTGAGCCCAGTGATCGAGTTCAGCCATTGTGGAGTCGCTCGGCGATGTTGTAAATGATTCCCGAAGCTAACGGCTGAATGCCAGGTGTGAGTGGTGGTCGGGGTGAAGGCGAAGGAGGGAAGCACACTTCGACACCGAACGAAGTTGGTCTGCGAAGAATACCTAACTGCAGCAATCCGTTCCAAAGATTCGGGCATCGGACCTTTCTGCCCGGTCAGCCATCAGCTGCGGCACATCatgcagccagccagcccccagTCTCTCTCCACAGATACCAAGGATAAACAGCCGCTTCAATGTCTCGGCCATACTTGTGCTATCATTATCAATAGGAGAAGTTAGTGACTCTGTGTACCCGGTGAGCTCAAAGCGACAAGTGATCGACGAGATGCCTCGGTTGCGTTCCCGGGAACCCCTGTTGATCGCCGCGGCTGAATGGGACAGTGCCTACCTTATTTCTTGGTGTCGAGGATATCCTCGATCACCGCATCCGCGAGCTGGCTGGCGAAGATGGCCTCGCCCACAGGCGGGTTGACATTCGCCTCTGGGCGAGCAGGAACGAACATGCCGGGCCGGAAAACAGAAattttgatgttggcgttCTATAACCAAGAGTCAGTAAGCATTCACTATCAGGTATCGATAAATGTAACAAGAACGCAGGAAATGGGTGCACAAACAATCCAGTATTTGAAAACAGTATATACACAAAAAGGCAAAACTGGAGGAAAACCCCTTTATTGATGAAATAATGAGCCTGGCTGCCAACCTTGAACTTGAACCAAGAAATCAATCCCTGTAAACCAACCAGCCGATTTCTATCCAAACTCTCCCATCTTACCAACCGAATGTCTCAACAGAATCATACTGTACCTAGGCATGAAGCCATAAACTGACTAGACCCCCAGtaacaaaaagaaaaatctCTTGAaagaacaaaacaaaacataaCGTACCACAAGCCGCTCGGACAACACCTCCATGGCCTCTTCggtctcttcctcaccccagCTGTTGGCCGCCCAGTTCACCAAGGCAAACCGGAACGGCCGCTCGCTCGCCGGGGGCAGGTGTCGGATCACCTGGTCGAGGAACGCCTTGGCACCTCCGAGGCAGCGGTCAACTTGAACTCTCTTGCCGGCCTCGGTTTCAACCTCCACGAAACGGTCATCCGAAACAGTGAGGGCTTCGACCTCATCGGCAAGAGAGTCACAGTTGAACCAGGTGTCGCTGATAGATCGACGCCTCTCGGAGGGCCTCGGACGCTCGTCAACACAGGGTTTCGGCGGCAACGCCCTATTCCAAGAAGTCAGCGCTGGGTTCCAGAAGGTTTCCAGGAGGCAGGCCATACCAGATGCAGGCTTGAGCGCCCGCGAGCTTCTCGATCAGCTCCGGCTCGTACGACATGAAGTCCTGGTGGGCCAGGTGCCGGGCCTTGGCAGAATACTCATGTGGCATCGCTGCCGGGGACAGTATGTAGACATCTTGGATGTCTCTGCTTGCTAGGCACTGGAAAGCAATGGCGTCTCCCACCAGGCCAGTTgagttgacgatgatgatcTTCATTTttgcttgttcttggtgctgctgatAGAATGAAGCACTTTGTTATTTTGTCTTTGTAGGGAGAAATAAGGGCCAAATTAAAgctgcttggtggtgatcatCTTGGAGCCTATGCTGAGGTggcttctgctccttccAGTCCTATTTTTTCCTCATTGCTATTGTTCCTTCCTTTTACTTCTGTTACTCCAACCTACCCAAAAACCCGCTTATTCCGGTTCAGATCTTTCCATCGATGCTCAGCACCTACATCCCAGCTCCTACCCAGCCTGGGTACCTAGATACTTGGCCTGTCCTCATTGACCCAACATTTCTACCGCTTACCCTCTTGAACAATCCGAACATCAGGCAAGCAAGCCTCCTATTGTTATGCTTCCCAATGCTACCCAGTTTGGTATGAACAGAATCGATCATGTGTAATGGGCCACCAAACAACCTGGAAATCAAGTAAGCAATAGCTAGTAGCAGTTGGAACATGCCGGTATCCCACGGAATCCATCATTCACCATTGTGACCTTTGTGACCTTTGTGACCGGGGCTCTTAGAGCCTGGAAAGGCAGGAATCAGGGAACAAGAGAGCGGCTGAGTGGGGGAATGATGTCGTCCTCCTTCCCCGTTTCTGGTGCGAGGGGCAGCTGAGCGGGTCTAGGTTCCGATCCTATGACACGGGGCAACAGAGAAAACTCTGCCTACCTTTCTGTGGGGCAAGAAAACTCCCCTGATAtatcttctctctcttctcttcttctcttcttctcatcttcttccaaacACAAACATCCAAGACATCTACCCCCTCCGCGGAAGGTGCCTCGGGCACTCCTCAACATAAGGGTCTTCGACCTCAAATTCGTGCCCGCCCCCCGCGCACTCAAACTCAAACATGCCGTCCCCTCGGGGCACTCAACCTCAAAcgtgatggggttggattgTCTTCCAACTTCATCCTGGGGGGAAGGCTCTTCTCCGGCATCATTCTGGGGGGGCGGGCGCCCATTACAAAGTCGGTTGGGTTTTTCGACACCCCTCCAAGAGGCAACGGTCAACTTGAACTCTCTTATCGACCTTTCACCGGGTTCATTCCCTCACTGATGCCAGAGTTGCCCACCGTCAACTCTCAGCATCATGGCACAGAGTTGGGTCTTCGCGGGGGATTTGTCTTGCCTCAATGCCATCATGCATGCAGACGTCTTGCCGGCTTCGGTTTCGACCTCCACGAAGCGGTCATCTCAAGATATTTGCCCTGGGGCTACATGGAGCACGATAAGATCAATGTATGTCACTATACCTTGCGACTCATCATGGAATACTAATTGATCATTGTACAGTATAACCTGGCCTGTCGCCGCCGCTCCATCACTTGGGTCACAGTGCACGATGAGATTTCGCCCTAAGCGAAACAAGGGTTTCGAGACCAATGGTTTCACCAGAAGCGGTGGGAAGAATAATCACAAAGATATTCTTGAGATGGAGATAAAGCACGGTGATATGATGGTGCCGGTAAGTTTTCCCATTCCCCAGCAAGTTACCTATGGTTCGATTGCTGACCCTAGTCCAGACAACCAGAGTCAAGGATGCAAATGGCTGTGCAGCTCTGCTAATCATTGAAACGAGCTCatggagaaggaaaagagctGTCAACGCCGCCGTCGACAAAGAGTCATTTGAGGGATGGTTGGGAAGGGTGGTCATGATTCTGATTTGGTTTCAATATCTCGTCCATGTCAGCTATTATCTCGACTAGGGAACTGGAGGATCAATACATGTGTATATGGATCTGCTCTTGTCACGGAAATGTCTAACATTCTCCATATTGTCATTTGATCGTGCTCGCAGTGCCGTTACTGTTTCTTGTGATTCTAAGGCCCCGATAATATCATGCCGCAGAGTTTGTGCACCAAGTGATTGATACCGTATTGGATGCCTGATGACCGTTGACATTCGCGGGGGTCATATCTTGTTCCTGTGGTCAAGTTGGAGGAGACACAGACAGCCACAGAATGGTGAATGCTTCACGTGCTGTTCATTGACGACACCGGGAGATGGGCATCATGGCCAATGATAAATCGACCTCACACTGTACATCTTCAGCCCCATGATCTAACGGCACGTCATTTCTATAGAGCTACCGGGAGATTCTGGCGATGGTCATTTGTGGCATTGAATTCGGGCATCATGTGTATGTCGCGTGTTTTAAGATTATGATGCTCTCCGTGCTTCACCAAGGTACCCTGACGGGCTGAAAACCGTGATAGACCACACTCACAGTTTCGGTTGAGATTTGACACGCAGATTGCACAAGATATGAGTATATTCAGCACTAGAAAACATTTCGTGGACTTGAAGATCATCCGCCCCGTGCCGCTGGGACAAGATTGAACCCATCGTCACGAGGTCAATTTGGCAATCTCGCGCGATAAGACGATCCATTGAAAACAAACATCACAAGGCCAGGACAAGAGCCAATGGGAACGCGAGAAACGTGTTGGAAATTCCAGAACGTCTAGAGCCGTGCCCGGAGCCACTTTCAGTTGGAGCTCAGCACCCCGGCCAGCATCGTTCTTGGGGAACCAATAGCGGCTTGGTAGCGAGTTGAGGAAATCTGGGGAACCCCCACGCGAACGGGGGACAAGGCGGGGGCCTCACGTGAGACTTGCTCGATGCAAGCAGGCAAGGGAACCTGGCTGCCAATTAATTGGGGTTTAAGGGGaagggagcaggaggaggacaaaGGAATGATGGACAGAGGATCGGGAAAAAGAGCGACGAGAACACGACAACTTGTTGGAAGACGCGAAGGCGATCGATCAATGATTTTGAGGTTAAAGCGTGTGGGGGTGGATCTGGGAGATATTCCTGGCTCTGGCTCAGGAGAAAGAAGCAAGGAGGCTCGGGCGAGAACAGCCCGAAATGCCCTTGcttctccatcatcttcatcagaCATGGGGAAGCGGTGTGGCTTTATGATGTGCGATGGGTGTGAGGTGTTGGATGACAGAGCGGGGgataaaaaaataaaaataaaaaaataaaataaaaaaacatGCCTGGATGACGAAACCGAGTGAGATTGTTGGCTTCTGACCGAGCGAAAACCGGGTGGTTTTCAT is drawn from Podospora pseudocomata strain CBS 415.72m chromosome 1 map unlocalized CBS415.72m_1, whole genome shotgun sequence and contains these coding sequences:
- a CDS encoding uncharacterized protein (EggNog:ENOG503P5UW), encoding MKIIIVNSTGLVGDAIAFQCLASRDIQDVYILSPAAMPHEYSAKARHLAHQDFMSYEPELIEKLAGAQACIWALPPKPCVDERPRPSERRRSISDTWFNCDSLADEVEALTVSDDRFVEVETEAGKRVQVDRCLGGAKAFLDQVIRHLPPASERPFRFALVNWAANSWGEEETEEAMEVLSERLVNANIKISVFRPGMFVPARPEANVNPPVGEAIFASQLADAHKYGRDIEAAVYPWYLWRETGGWLAA
- a CDS encoding uncharacterized protein (EggNog:ENOG503PU99) codes for the protein MASSIMPALEITSPLDDEAPITSQFSCQHHTMQPLEWHYVPADSNQGNSLIVAIWPTDTCYQGLQTMSLANTMPTTSRPHRNRQLQESQLMTTALIHVPHCYLNVTSHTPASHHAPGLVERIGLPRSLVQGFLSTIALPSSTADVVGLNHHHHHAAADFELVTSAVPHIDDQDDWVFSRCLLADFTGFGEEAAATLTRQGRLCCWISVVLDGSSGVWDLNFVVHRVGVCVRDPSLSRTGACVRTVH
- a CDS encoding uncharacterized protein (COG:S; EggNog:ENOG503NZMI), with the protein product MAQSWVFAGDLSCLNAIMHADVLPASVSTSTKRSSQDICPGATWSTIRSIITWPVAAAPSLGSQCTMRFRPKRNKGFETNGFTRSGGKNNHKDILEMEIKHGDMMVPTTRVKDANGCAALLIIETSSWRRKRAVNAAVDKESFEGWLGRVVMILIWFQYLVHVSYYLD